GTAGCAGAGATTGATTTGATCCAGCTCCATAAACTACCGCCTCGCGTGTTGCTGATGCGTCGTCATCCATAGAATCTTCAGGCATAATGCCAGCATTGAATTCTTGGGGCAAGATTTCTTTTTCATCATCGTTTATATGTTCACTTAAATGCTGACAaaagtaatttatattttcgctAACTTTTTCACAATAAGTGCAACAAAACTTCAGAACTCTTGTTGCCTCACTGAAATATATAAGCCCACACTGAATATCGTCCTCGATTAGATTTGTGGTTGGATCACTGTCAACAGAGTCCTCAAGAACAGAAAAGTCACTTATGTTCTGATTATCAGACGTATTCATTCTTGAATAAATAGTTACCAATAATGCATACTTTTAGAAAATTGCAATTTGTTCTTTAAatgataacaataataaaaatcaacattttcacatttctcttcttctttaccAAAGTTACGTGttgcaattgaaaaataataagatCATTCACAATTGAAACTTGTTATTTTAATAGGGCAATCcttaattatatgaaaaactactgcatttcatacaatttttaattataatggaATATCAACTTTTTCAAATCATAGGTAAATTAATCGAAAGATATTTGATGACTGATGATATTTCAACGACAGAAAtagaaagtaattaaattattatttatgtaccAATTTGTTAAGAATTATGTTTAAGAGTTGGTTTGTGTATAGTTTTGTGAGCCTCTAATTGAGCTTCATCAATGAACTTTTTGTCACAttggtcacaaaatatttttgctgttttataGTGTTTTTTTAACTTATGTGTACTTAACATAGAGGCGCTGCGATAGCGATTTGTGCACAAATTACATTGAAATGGTAAGGATGCATCATCCGTCATATGATGAACTTTTCGTTTATGTGTATCCATTTGATTAACCGTGTAGAATAGCTTTTCACACTCGTCGCATGGTACGCGTCGCTCTTGTGTGTGGCGCAATTCGTGGCTTATCATTGCTGCTCGCCGTGAAAAAGACTTCGAACAAAACTTACAGCAGAAATCGGAGCGATTTTGGTGGGTATTGCGATGACGAGCTAATGTTGTTACTGCACGAAATTGACGCCCGCAAATCTCACATTGGTGTGGTTTGGAACCagtgtgtatatttaaatgcGTATCCAGCTGCAAACGGCGTCGAAAAGTTTTACCACAATATGTGCACATATTTGGCGTATTACGTGCTTTGTAAGGACGTTTGTcactattttttaacaaatttggttCGTAGGATTTCGTCCAATCAATACTTTCATTTGCCTTACTTTCTGTGTGGTTTGAATCTGTATGATCACTTTCGCTTTCACTGGTGTTTTCATGACCTGAAGTCCGTTTATAAGTTGAACAATCTACCAAATTTGTTTTAGTAGATTTCGTGTTCAcctatattttaaaaagtataataattaaCTTCAAGCCGTTCTAATCTgagcaaatatttgttaaacTTACACCAGTATCTTCctcttttattttgttgttcacaatatttttattatattgtagtCCCACAAATACTGGTTTGCGCCGAAACAACTGACTAACAGTAAGACTTTCATCGTTTTTATGTTCTACTATGATTGTTCCTTGATTGGCTGTCCCAAGAATGTTTAATCCCACTTCCGAATCATTTGGGATATCTGCGGCTTCTAATTTCAATGGATCGTGCTTGCAATTGGAATTTGTCGTCCTGTTGCTTTCAATATTAAAAGTCAATACTTCTGTGTCAGACAATTCGTTCGTGAATTCTTCacaatgttttttaaaatgttcacaGAATTCAGAAAACGCAAGCGTTTTCAAACCACagaaaatgcataaaatcgAAAATGTTGAAGATTGATAATGAATTTCGGCACATTTGGACTTTGAGTGATTATAACCGAAATTATTTGCAGCATTAACGATTTTAAGCATTTTTGCGTGCAATCTCCACTactaaataacaaattttagatTTGTTTACAAACGACAAAACCAGTGGTGAACAGCTGTTTTTCTCTGTTGacataaaacaaatacatatctaATTAGTGTCGCCTTTGTACAAATCTATACTAAAATTGTAAtagtatagtatacatatgtatctgggTATTAAAAACAATGTATGTAGTAAATTAAGGATAtgattttaaatgtatttttcaaattgttttataaaataatgaactttaaaaCGACTATGTTCAACTATTATGAAACTAatcaaattttactcaaaacCAATTTCATATTGTGAATAGcacaacaaattaaatttattgcaattcaATTACAAATTGATGTTTAACAGTTATCCGCTTTATGTTGCCGCATATGACCAGCAAGCCCAGCCATTTGTGCAAAGGCACGGCCACAGAGTTTACACACAAATTTCTTTACGCCCAAATGAAGATGTTTATGATGATACAGTGCTTTTGGTCGCGCAAACGTTCGTCCACAGACATCGCACACATGTGGTCGCTCATTTGAATGCGATGGTTCGTGCTCACATAAAAGCGATTTAGAAGCAAATGCCTTACCACACAAATTACAAACGAATGGCCTTTCTCCAGTGTGCGAACGCTTGTGCACAATTAAAGCAGGTTGACCTTTTGTGCGAAATCCACATATttcacatacaaaatttttttcaagtcgatGGACATAACGTGTGTGCATCGATAACTGCTTTGGATTAAAAAAAGATTTGCCACAGCCATCTATACTACAATGGAATCCTCGTACACCAGTGTGCTTGTATTGATGAATATTTAAAGCTTCTTTACTAGAATATACTTTCTCGCATTCACCACATGGAAATCCAGAATGTTTTTTTCGAAGGTGTGCGTTTAGTAATCGCTCATCCTTAAAATTCTGTTTACAACGAACACATGTATATTGTAATTCTTCACtatgacatttttttatatgacgtTCTAagttttttgcgaatttataaCTTTTAGAGCATTCCTTGCATATGAATTCCGCTGTTGTTAAACTCTTTTTTGGCTCAGGTTCGAGTATCTACTGAAATTgacaatttaatatatgtatgtttgtaagtagaTAGTTTCACACTACATACCCTTGGTATATATTCAGAACCCTGATTGCTTAGTTCTTCATCAGTTTTAAATGTTTCTTCATCATTTAGCCATTCATTGTGCTCATCTAAGTCATCAGAGGTTATTTTGTCATTGACAACAAAAGGAGAGGATAAATTGGTTGAATTAGAAAAAGGCACTTCCTGTAATTCTGTTAGAGTAATAAACTCGGTATTCGAAGTTCCTTCGAAATCTTTGCcgtcttcgatttttatttcCACTGTTTCAATATTTGCATTACTTTGTAATGAATTGTTTGTTGTAAGATGCACATTTTTGAAATGCAGTAGATACTCTTCGAAACTGAAAGTTTTTAATTCGCAATATGTGCATATTATTGTAAAACAATTCtctttgcgaaaaaatatttcagcacACTTTTTATCAACCAACTGTACGAACGTTTGAGATCTATTTAACGCTTTAAGCATATTGATtaaattttctcgaaaaaaattgatttcggCAAAACACCAGTgtgagatatatatttttttattccacaAGTGCAATAAAAAGTCTTAATCAGCTGATCGTCAACAAATAAGCATTCCAAATATTATTGTGAACGTAATACGTAAATAAGAGTTAAAAAGAATGAAGAGAAGTggataaaaattgaatttgtttacaatagcattcaacaaaatttaaaataaatatcgatATGCTCAAATTATTACCAAGCACAACATTTGACAAAACTGAAAATGCAAAATGTGGTGAAATTTTTTGTCACAGTTCAACGGAATTTATCATTATTTGCACACTGTGCGAACTCAAAGCATTCGACTACCAGGATTTCTTGCTTCACTGCAAGAATGAACACCTCGAAAAGGGCTTATTGAAAACAGAAGAAATATTTGTTGAAGTAGCACCACACCTGACTTCAAATGTGAAGGATGAACCAATTTTTGAAGATACTACAGCTGAAGCTGAATTTCTGGATGAGCACGACTTTATCATTTCGGATGAAGAAAAGGAAAAGTCAGACCTACGTATAAGTCAATGGAGTGACAATAAGTCATTATCTGATGATTCAGACAGTGATacggaaaataattttgatgacAAAGATTATATACCACCTGTACATCAACGAAAGGTATTCTTAGAGAAATTTTAAGTGtaccaattatttatttataaacacgAGTTTTTCACATTCCAGCGAAACAAAAAGCGTGAAGATCAAACAGAGTCATTCAAATGTGAAATATGTTCCCGTATCTACAAAAGCTCCAATTATTTGCGTTCACATTTggcaaaaatacataattttgagAGTAAGAAAATAGCGACCATTCAACTTCAAAAATGTGATGAATGCATAGAAGAATTTAAAACATTACGAAGTTTAGAGGAGCATTGCCTTTCAGAACATGGTGGTATGAAATGTATGTATTGTGATAAACGATGTACATCGCGAACAAATCAGTTGCGACATATGGAAACTCATACACATGGAACGGAACGACGGTTCGTCTGCGATTATGAGAACTGTAAGAAAAGTTTCTTTACACGCCGTCAGTACCAAGCTCACAAACGCACCCATACAAAAGGAAAGAATTTCATATGTGACATATGTGGCTACTCGTGTCGAGTACCGGAAATGCTTAAAGTGCATTATCGTTCACATACAGGTGAGAAACCGTATGCTTGTGATGAATGCGGCAAATGTTTTGTATCTAAATCGGCAGTTAGAGAGCATAAAGCATCACATGGCACAGAGCGACCACATGAATGTAAAGTATGTGGACGCTCATTTGCAAGAGCAAAATCGCTATACCATCATAATTTTTTGCATCTCGCAGAAAAGAAGTTTAAATGCAAATTATGTGGACAAGCATATGCGCAGCTTGCGGGTTTAGCTGGTCATATGAGACGACACCGGGAGCAGGGCCATTGCTGATAAATTCTTGAAACAACTGCATGTCTACAAGATGTTAAGTTGCTATTTGACCATTAAAACagttactaatttttatttattgtatataaatagggtattaatactattaaaaatgttttgttagTTGACAGCTAGTTATATAGATCTAAGCAATTCGTTGTAAATAATTATaacgaataaaattttttttttctaaaaataattatgtatttatgacGAATTATTTAGGTGTATGTATCTAagcgcaaaaacaacaaaatgcttCAAAGTTCACGTCATATGGTAAGAATTTCTGTACGCACTGTTTTCTTACCAATTTTTTGTATAGTACTGTACATATTCTTTTTCGGAAGTTGGATTTGCAATTCAGTTAAAACGGTTTGACAGATGTAGCGGAAATGTTTTTCGAAGAGGTATTTccataatattaattattgtaaaaaaacttaatggtattaatgaatatatatttttcttttcagatAGAGATTAGTAATATACTCAACTGTGCGCATGTGAAATTACATTTCAAACAAACGCAAAGTACCGTTTACGTTGTAAAAGGCAGTAACGACTGCCCACTCCGCCTTACAGTGAGTACtggtattaaattaatttgtagtGGTCAATATGCAAGTATTGAATCGTTAACTCAATTCAAAAATCTGCATGAGGGCTATGTTCGTATAGTGTTGCTCATTTCAAAAGAAGCTTGTGAAACAACAACTCCATTGGAGAACGACAACACTAATTTTGAAAGTGATAGTGACAGCGATGCGCCATGTACATCTCAATGGGCACTAAATCGCGAACAGCGACGTAAACAACGTCAGCTACGTAACTCGCATTTATTGCAAAGGCAGCAGCAACTATTCCATAGGGTGGAGGCAATCCGTGATTTCCGGTATAGTCCTGAATCGATCGAATACACTATTGATGCAGGTGCAAAGAAAAAAAGTAGTGTTTACGAATTCCAGGTGAAATTTCAAACGAACATCGATTACATCTTGCGTCAGCCCGAAATATCCCGTGGCGGATTTACCGGAAATTGGATGGAGTTTATAGCAACAAAATTGAATGGTGCTATGAATCGAGAGTAAGTATATGATTACTTCCAGGTGATGCATGCAGCTGTTATAAAGTTTTGCTTATCATTGTAAGGGAAgaaatttcaaagttatttggttattttgtgcaactatttttaaaaaatcgttaCAATGAGTGCGATTTATTGCCCAAATTAACTACCTGCTGCATTATTGGACACACCGCCTTAGATGTTATGATTGCGGACGACGCCCTAAGGATTTTCAATGATGTACGCATTACTTT
The DNA window shown above is from Bactrocera tryoni isolate S06 chromosome 4, CSIRO_BtryS06_freeze2, whole genome shotgun sequence and carries:
- the LOC120774907 gene encoding zinc finger protein 681-like, translated to MLKIVNAANNFGYNHSKSKCAEIHYQSSTFSILCIFCGLKTLAFSEFCEHFKKHCEEFTNELSDTEVLTFNIESNRTTNSNCKHDPLKLEAADIPNDSEVGLNILGTANQGTIIVEHKNDESLTVSQLFRRKPVFVGLQYNKNIVNNKIKEEDTGVNTKSTKTNLVDCSTYKRTSGHENTSESESDHTDSNHTESKANESIDWTKSYEPNLLKNSDKRPYKARNTPNMCTYCGKTFRRRLQLDTHLNIHTGSKPHQCEICGRQFRAVTTLARHRNTHQNRSDFCCKFCSKSFSRRAAMISHELRHTQERRVPCDECEKLFYTVNQMDTHKRKVHHMTDDASLPFQCNLCTNRYRSASMLSTHKLKKHYKTAKIFCDQCDKKFIDEAQLEAHKTIHKPTLKHNS
- the LOC120774909 gene encoding zinc finger protein OZF-like isoform X1; this encodes MLKALNRSQTFVQLVDKKCAEIFFRKENCFTIICTYCELKTFSFEEYLLHFKNVHLTTNNSLQSNANIETVEIKIEDGKDFEGTSNTEFITLTELQEVPFSNSTNLSSPFVVNDKITSDDLDEHNEWLNDEETFKTDEELSNQGSEYIPRILEPEPKKSLTTAEFICKECSKSYKFAKNLERHIKKCHSEELQYTCVRCKQNFKDERLLNAHLRKKHSGFPCGECEKVYSSKEALNIHQYKHTGVRGFHCSIDGCGKSFFNPKQLSMHTRYVHRLEKNFVCEICGFRTKGQPALIVHKRSHTGERPFVCNLCGKAFASKSLLCEHEPSHSNERPHVCDVCGRTFARPKALYHHKHLHLGVKKFVCKLCGRAFAQMAGLAGHMRQHKADNC
- the LOC120774909 gene encoding uncharacterized protein LOC120774909 isoform X2 is translated as MLKALNRSQTFVQLVDKKCAEIFFRKENCFTIICTYCELKTFSFEEYLLHFKNVHLTTNNSLQSNANIETVEIKIEDGKDFEGTSNTEFITLTELQEVPFSNSTNLSSPFVVNDKITSDDLDEHNEWLNDEETFKTDEELSNQGSEYIPR
- the LOC120774908 gene encoding zinc finger protein 234-like, whose translation is MLKLLPSTTFDKTENAKCGEIFCHSSTEFIIICTLCELKAFDYQDFLLHCKNEHLEKGLLKTEEIFVEVAPHLTSNVKDEPIFEDTTAEAEFLDEHDFIISDEEKEKSDLRISQWSDNKSLSDDSDSDTENNFDDKDYIPPVHQRKRNKKREDQTESFKCEICSRIYKSSNYLRSHLAKIHNFESKKIATIQLQKCDECIEEFKTLRSLEEHCLSEHGGMKCMYCDKRCTSRTNQLRHMETHTHGTERRFVCDYENCKKSFFTRRQYQAHKRTHTKGKNFICDICGYSCRVPEMLKVHYRSHTGEKPYACDECGKCFVSKSAVREHKASHGTERPHECKVCGRSFARAKSLYHHNFLHLAEKKFKCKLCGQAYAQLAGLAGHMRRHREQGHC
- the LOC120774904 gene encoding protein ORD, with the protein product MFFEEIEISNILNCAHVKLHFKQTQSTVYVVKGSNDCPLRLTVSTGIKLICSGQYASIESLTQFKNLHEGYVRIVLLISKEACETTTPLENDNTNFESDSDSDAPCTSQWALNREQRRKQRQLRNSHLLQRQQQLFHRVEAIRDFRYSPESIEYTIDAGAKKKSSVYEFQVKFQTNIDYILRQPEISRGGFTGNWMEFIATKLNGAMNREEEISKLFGYFVQLFLKNRYNECDLLPKLTTCCIIGHTALDVMIADDALRIFNDVRITFEFITCMEYTVWFLIPYKGRYVSVQEVSVENFQFKNVYTCIKLKTMNQNLCREYIWSDADHAIQDLLFIAFQLVMCFHLKRGVVYLQEELKNVKDYQTMQFVVTAYLQEIENDQKVWPQKYYLQQILKACNKMRITAIIDYPGGLPVTPVSGNLIKCYKDECSDRWKLKVEERESSCSSEQFIRELQAGLQSYSFS